A window of the Arachis duranensis cultivar V14167 chromosome 5, aradu.V14167.gnm2.J7QH, whole genome shotgun sequence genome harbors these coding sequences:
- the LOC107491404 gene encoding homoserine dehydrogenase isoform X2 — protein MKTIPLILMGCGGVGCHLLQHIVSCRSLHSSQGLCLNVLGVSDSKSLVVTEDSSNKGLDDKFLMELCRVKRDGGSLSKLGDLDCRLFSHPELQERILELASQLGGKTGLVFVDCSASSNTVAVLKQVVDMGCCIVMANKKPLTSTMEDFEKLYAYPRRIRHESTVGAGLPVIASLNRIISSGDPVHRIIGSLSGTLGYVMSEVEDGKPLSQVVRAAKSLGYTEPDPREDLGGMDVARKALILARILGQRINMDTIQIESLYPKEMGPDLMSVEDFMNSGLPLLDKDIQERVEKAASNGNVLRYVCVIEGSSCEVGIQELPKNSPLGRLRGSDNVLEIYTRCYTSQPLVIQGAGAGNDTTAAGVLADIVDIQDLFP, from the exons ATGAAGACTATCCCTCTGATTCTAATGGGCTGCGGAGGAGTTGGTTGTCACCTTCTCCAACACATTGTTTCCTGCCGCTCTCTTCACTCCTCACAG GGACTGTGCTTGAATGTTCTGGGAGTAAGTGATAGTAAATCTTTGGTGGTTACGGAGGATTCGTCGAATAAAGGATTGGATGATAAATTCTTGATGGAACTTTGCCGTGTCAAGCGTGATGGCGGCTCTCTATCGAAACTTGGTGATCTTG ACTGCCGGCTATTTTCTCATCCTGAATTGCAAGAAAGGATTCTAGAGCTTGCCTCTCAACTTGGTGGCAAAACAG GTTTGGTCTTTGTAGATTGTTCTGCAAGCTCAAACACAGTTGCGGTGCTAAAACAAGTTGTTGATATGGGTTGTTGTATTGTTATGGCAAATAAGAAGCCTCTTACATCTACAATG gaagattttgaaaaactttacgCATATCCGCGACGCATCCGGCATGAATCAACT GTAGGTGCTGGTCTTCCTGTGATAGCATCCCTAAATCGCATAATCTCTTCAGGGGATCCTGTTCATCGCATTATTGGGAGTCTGAGTG GGACATTGGGGTATGTGATGAGCGAGGTTGAGGATGGAAAGCCATTGAGCCAAGTTGTGAGAGCTGCTAAAAGTCTTGGTTACACTGAACCGG ATCCGCGTGAAGACCTCGGTGGGATGGATGTTGCTAGAAAG GCTTTGATCCTTGCTCGAATACTTGGTCAACGAATTAATATGGATACTATTCAG ATTGAGAGTTTGTATCCAAAAGAAATGGGGCCTGATTTGATGAGTGTGGAAGATTTCATGAACTCTGGACTTCCATTGTTAGATAAAGACATTCAAGAGAGAGTAGAGAAGGCAGCCTCAAATGGAAATGTGCTTCGCTATGTTTGTGTAATAGAGGGCTCAAG TTGTGAAGTTGGAATTCAAGAGCTTCCAAAGAATTCTCCCTTAGGAAGGCTTCGAGGAAGTGATAATGTG TTGGAAATATACACTCGATGTTACACCAGCCAACCGTTGGTCATTCAGGGTGCTGGAGCTGGTAATGACACTACTGCTGCCGGTGTTCTTGCCGATATTGTGGATATCCAAGATCTGTTTCCTTGA
- the LOC107491404 gene encoding homoserine dehydrogenase isoform X1 codes for MKTIPLILMGCGGVGCHLLQHIVSCRSLHSSQGLCLNVLGVSDSKSLVVTEDSSNKGLDDKFLMELCRVKRDGGSLSKLGDLGDCRLFSHPELQERILELASQLGGKTGLVFVDCSASSNTVAVLKQVVDMGCCIVMANKKPLTSTMEDFEKLYAYPRRIRHESTVGAGLPVIASLNRIISSGDPVHRIIGSLSGTLGYVMSEVEDGKPLSQVVRAAKSLGYTEPDPREDLGGMDVARKALILARILGQRINMDTIQIESLYPKEMGPDLMSVEDFMNSGLPLLDKDIQERVEKAASNGNVLRYVCVIEGSSCEVGIQELPKNSPLGRLRGSDNVLEIYTRCYTSQPLVIQGAGAGNDTTAAGVLADIVDIQDLFP; via the exons ATGAAGACTATCCCTCTGATTCTAATGGGCTGCGGAGGAGTTGGTTGTCACCTTCTCCAACACATTGTTTCCTGCCGCTCTCTTCACTCCTCACAG GGACTGTGCTTGAATGTTCTGGGAGTAAGTGATAGTAAATCTTTGGTGGTTACGGAGGATTCGTCGAATAAAGGATTGGATGATAAATTCTTGATGGAACTTTGCCGTGTCAAGCGTGATGGCGGCTCTCTATCGAAACTTGGTGATCTTG GAGACTGCCGGCTATTTTCTCATCCTGAATTGCAAGAAAGGATTCTAGAGCTTGCCTCTCAACTTGGTGGCAAAACAG GTTTGGTCTTTGTAGATTGTTCTGCAAGCTCAAACACAGTTGCGGTGCTAAAACAAGTTGTTGATATGGGTTGTTGTATTGTTATGGCAAATAAGAAGCCTCTTACATCTACAATG gaagattttgaaaaactttacgCATATCCGCGACGCATCCGGCATGAATCAACT GTAGGTGCTGGTCTTCCTGTGATAGCATCCCTAAATCGCATAATCTCTTCAGGGGATCCTGTTCATCGCATTATTGGGAGTCTGAGTG GGACATTGGGGTATGTGATGAGCGAGGTTGAGGATGGAAAGCCATTGAGCCAAGTTGTGAGAGCTGCTAAAAGTCTTGGTTACACTGAACCGG ATCCGCGTGAAGACCTCGGTGGGATGGATGTTGCTAGAAAG GCTTTGATCCTTGCTCGAATACTTGGTCAACGAATTAATATGGATACTATTCAG ATTGAGAGTTTGTATCCAAAAGAAATGGGGCCTGATTTGATGAGTGTGGAAGATTTCATGAACTCTGGACTTCCATTGTTAGATAAAGACATTCAAGAGAGAGTAGAGAAGGCAGCCTCAAATGGAAATGTGCTTCGCTATGTTTGTGTAATAGAGGGCTCAAG TTGTGAAGTTGGAATTCAAGAGCTTCCAAAGAATTCTCCCTTAGGAAGGCTTCGAGGAAGTGATAATGTG TTGGAAATATACACTCGATGTTACACCAGCCAACCGTTGGTCATTCAGGGTGCTGGAGCTGGTAATGACACTACTGCTGCCGGTGTTCTTGCCGATATTGTGGATATCCAAGATCTGTTTCCTTGA